Below is a window of Coregonus clupeaformis isolate EN_2021a chromosome 15, ASM2061545v1, whole genome shotgun sequence DNA.
TCAGAACGTACGACTGCGTGTCGTCGTTCCACACGGGGGTCTTGTTGTGAAGCTCGATCACGCTCTCTGTGCTCTTGTTCTGCCATCGCGCCAGCAAAGACTCATGGTcctgagtggagaggaggagtcaGAGACCGGTGAACCATTATTCAAGGCAACCAACTGAAACCACACCACCAGACCCTAACATACTCTACCTATATTGAGGAATATTTTTGTTGACTTACATTCTGTGGGCAGATGGCGACTCTCTCATGGTCCATGTTCATTCCAGGAATGATGACACTCATTTTACGAGGTCCTTTGAACCCTAAAACGTTGGTTTCCTGAAAAATAAGTATAGTGGACTTGTATTTTGGTCAGGTCTATGTCAACCACAGTATGAGTGGAAACCGTTGCCATTTAAATTGTGAGCACTAGGTGTCGCCATGTTCCAACACTAATGCTCTGTGGCTTTGCCTACTAACCCCCATGACATTGTATGGATTCATCCAGGTTAGCCTCTTCTCTCTTATTTGCTATTATTTGTGTCTGACACACCGATGTCTCCCCAGAGGAAGGCACTGTTATTAAGGGGCTACGGGGCTGGTCCTAATGCCTGAAAGTAGCGCTCTGTGTGCTGTCTCTGGACTCAATGTATGGATTTGATCTTGCTTGCCTCTCCTCTCTTATTTGTGTCTGACACATCCATGTCTCCCCCAGACTAAGTAAACGCTAATTAGCTATGGGCCTGAGAGTAGCTCTCTGTATCTGGGTAATAGACAACAGGAAGACTCACATAGCAGATGGCTGCCAGCTCCTGCCGCAGGTTAGTAGCCTCTAGGCTGGAAGTTGTCTTCCCAGGGTTCTGTCCACTGTCGTACACTGTAAACTTGGTCCCCATGAGGTTGGACCTGCAGAGAAGAGAAAACACACTGAGGGTTACAGAGGGACTGGGTGAGTATGCCATGCCATACTAAAGGGACAAGGAGTCATCGAGACTGATGAAGGCAGTGGCCATTATCCCTAATCAGCCACCTCCTGGAGCCCATCCTTCAATCAGACTCAATGAGCAGGAAAAAGGCTCTACTAATCAACCTTAAGGAAACAATACATTTGTATCCAGACC
It encodes the following:
- the LOC121583418 gene encoding tubby protein homolog encodes the protein MGTKFTVYDSGQNPGKTTSSLEATNLRQELAAICYETNVLGFKGPRKMSVIIPGMNMDHERVAICPQNDHESLLARWQNKSTESVIELHNKTPVWNDDTQSYVLNFHGRVTQASVKNFQIIHDNDPDYIVMQFGRVAEDVFTMDYNYPMCALQAFAIALSSFDSKLACE